Proteins found in one Plasmodium coatneyi strain Hackeri chromosome 10, complete sequence genomic segment:
- a CDS encoding Palmitoyltransferase, with protein MLNANGDKSTEDTLDDDSKIIVVSDKTDSSGDTKKKKKKKNKLKKKRSDSSRKYSTDKSIINLTKSVKDQIVQETSTTDKISKATNDDTTAGYSDEYSAEYAVEHTGRQNNTEEIFTIQNNRSKFVRLLPVFFIFLLLFVIYLIYVMYHCLPLIMRSHRKVYVNYDLKRGIAEVVIFHVSLIMYLVNYLLSIVVPPGYIPDTDEWEIKDHQENYADHMDNYLLEKKKTGERRYCKWCCKFKPDRTHHCRVCKKCILKMDHHCPWIYNCVGYKNHKYFMLSLIYCCVTTVFVSITMFNSVRDAISHRETPFNELFLLLFGETLNSFLALIITCFLFFHIWLMYKAMTTIEFCEKQTNYRNQSYSKYYNKGMYQNFKDVFGESPFLWFLPIDNRKGDGINFIKRYSKDYSEKTSEETIPIKSSC; from the exons ATGCTAAATGCAAATGGAGACAAAAGCACGGAAGATACTTTAGACGATGATAGTAAAATAATTGTGGTGTCAGATAAGACGGACTCCAGTGGTGacacaaagaagaagaagaaaaag aaaaataaactgaagaaaaagagaagcgACAGTAGCAGAAAGTACTCCACGGATAAAAGCATCATAAATCTCACAAAAAGCGTCAAGGACCAAATAGTACAGGAAACGTCAACAACCGATAAAATAAGCAAGGCAACGAATGATGATACCACCGCAGGGTACAGTGACGAATACAGTGCCGAGTACGCCGTTGAACACACGGGGCGGCAGAACAACACCGAGGAAATCTTCACTATACAAAATAATCGGAGCAAATTTGTCCGTCTGTTGcctgtattttttattttccttcttttattcgtCATATACCTCATATATGTAATG TATCACTGCCTGCCACTAATAATGAGAAGCCACAGGAAGGTGTACGTCAATTACGACTTGAAGAG AGGAATCGCCGAAGTAGTCATTTTCCACGTCAGCCTAATCATGTACCTGGTGAATTACCTTCTATCCATAGTAGTCCCCCCCGGCTACATTCCAGACACCGATGAATGGGAAATTAAGGATCACCAAGAAAATTACGCAGACCATATGGATAATTACTtattggagaaaaaaaaaacgggagaAAGGCGGTACTGCAAATGGTGTTGCAAATTCAAACCTGATAGGACTCATCATTGTCgagtttgcaaaaaatgcattttaaaaatggatcaTCATTGTCCGTGGATATATAACTGTGTTGGGTACAAAAATCACAAGTACTTTATGCTTTCCCTAATCTACTGTTGTGTGACTACTGTTTTTGTGTCGATAACGATGTTCAATTCGGTTAGGGATGCCATAAGTCACAGGGAG acCCCATTTAACGAGTTGTTTTTGCTACTCTTCGGAGAAACCCTGAATTCGTTCCTCGCCCTTATTATCacttgttttttattttttcacatctG GCTCATGTATAAGGCCATGACGACCATCGAGTTTTGTGAGAAGCAGACGAATTACCGAAATCAGTCCTACTCG AAATACTATAACAAAGGTATGTACCAGAATTTCAAGGACGTTTTCGGAGAATCGCCATTCCTTTGGTTCCTGCCAATAG ACAACAGAAAAGGCGACGGAATAAATTTCATAAAGCGCTACAGTAAGGACTACAGCGAGAAAACGTCAGAGGAAACGATCCCGATAAAATCTAGCTGCTAA
- a CDS encoding Eukaryotic translation initiation factor 3 subunit E, with the protein MEINKSSNHDQTNLISKICAYLDPHMTQIILSWMKENKVLNEAEIEQSLNLLKEGCEKEIVNIENEFTNGNRGVIVNCLDSMEVEIEEFQDAMNMYKNDQMNKIGGTVEKKSIMSLREWCGINVLDKTKTYNFTDNIDDKILKLSRYYYQKKDYQKSKQHLLLYILNISEIIINISDSPKMRLCYWGIISNIINSFFANLHNDDYMLVKTEEGKLIVREEIVNEINVCIETIVKLSQVLNKDKVGRSEIILQRSWLIHWSLILIFHFFMYLIYVKSIYPKNNSFSMLQDWFIDEKNLSILNLICPHIIRYYCVYAIFYRNRKDHFELILNTLNLLKPKYTDPFTSLLISIFTEYDFNMAQTCIAQLGSICEKDIFLFKLKPFIEEQSRYIIFETYCRIHKSINIDMIANKVNLPRDDAEKWIVNLIRNAKLDAKIDSEKNCIEISTTLPNLYQQVIDKTQNLTMRSNFLVQVLNRSSTDEHFQKNIRFKNKNEKGKNPKRGGGKQYNSLYNPNKGGGVKLVSANM; encoded by the exons ATGGAAATCAACAAGAGCAGCAACCATGACCAAACAAATTTGATCAGCAAAATATGCGCCTACCTGGATCCGCACATGACTCAGATAATTCTGAGTTGGATGAAGGAGAACAAG GTGCTGAATGAAGCCGAAATCGAGCAGAGCCTAAATCTGCTGAAGGAAGGGTGCGAAAAGGAAATCGTCAACATCGAAAATGAGTTCACCAACGGGAATAGGGGAGTCATTGTGAACTGTCTGGATAGCATGGAAGTCGAAATAGAGGAATTCCAAGATGCCAtgaatatgtacaaaaatgatcaaatgaacaaaatcgGAGGGacggtggaaaaaaaaagtatcaTGTCATTGAGAGAATGGTGTGGCATAAATGTGCTTGACAAAACCAAGACGTACAATTTTACAGACAACATAGatgacaaaattttaaagctAAGTAGGTATTACTACCAGAAAAAGGACTACCAAAAGAGCAAACAACATTTACTCCTATACATACTGAACATATCAGAAATAATTATTAACATTTCTGATTCGCCTAAAATGAGATTATGCTATTGGGGTATCATCAGCAATATTATTAACAGCTTCTTTGCCAACCTACATAATGACGACTACATGTTAgtaaaaacagaagaaggaaaacttaTCGTCAGGGAAGAAATtgtaaatgaaataaatgtgtgcataGAAACAATAGTTAAATTGAGTCAAGTGTTAAATAAAGATAAAGTAGGAAGAAGTGAAATTATTCTGCAGAGAAGTTGGTTAATTCATTGGTCCCTCATTTTAATATTCCATTTCTTTATGTActtaatatatgtaaaaagtatatacccaaaaaataattccttctCTATGCTTCAAGATTGGTTTatcgatgaaaaaaatttgtcaatCCTCAACCTGATATGTCCACATATTATTAGATACTATTGTGTGTATGCCATATTCTACCGAAATAGGAAAGACCACTTTGAGCTTATCCTAAATACCTTAAATTTGTTGAAGCCGAAATATACAGACCCTTTCACTTCTTTACTAATTTCCATATTTACTGAGTACGATTTTAATATGGCCCAAACGTGTATTGCTCAGTTGGGCTCCATCTGCGAGAAGGATATTTTCCTATTTAAGTTAAAGCCCTTTATAGAGGAACAGAGCAGATACATAATCTTCGAGACCTACTGTCGTATCCATAAATCTATCAACATTGACATGATTGCAAATAAGGTTAACCTTCCTAGAGATGACGCAGAGAAATGGATTGTTAATCTTATTAGGAATGCTAAACTAGATGCGAAAATTGACAGTGAAAAAAACTGCATAGAAATATCTACCACGCTACCTAATTTATACCAACAAGTTATAGACAAAACGCAAAACCTAACCATGAGGTCGAATTTCCTTGTTCAAGTTTTAAATAGATCCTCAACAGATGAACACTTCCAGAAGAACATTCGATTTAAgaataaaaacgaaaagggaaagaatccCAAGAGGGGAGGCGGAAAGCAGTACAACTCCTTATACAACCCCAACAAGGGAGGAGGCGTCAAACTCGTCTCTGCGAATATGTAG
- a CDS encoding RNA helicase-1: protein MGKLNEGKEQERGDNDGADSSSSSEFVYEPRSVRKKRFMDNLVNSFLSEKKKRKDQVEDDDDDGEGSEKNDSSENSSGAENGDNQSDKNKGKKDGKEKKKKSVKKDAKNQNQVQVNMQKSLLETFYKMKLQAQNNEVDETEEIRKKEEKILAQVSKALNAPLQSVKERAKGIVYNENFKTIWTLPSKYKKLSDKYVSKVRNVFYIDVSGSDIPPPIKNFRDMKFPKPILKALKKKKIDKPTQIQMQGLPSILLGRDIIGIAFTGSGKTIVFVLPLVMICLEGELRCPIEEGEGPLGLIICPSRELATQTHNVIKYFCEFLHEGNYPMLRSLCMIGGVSTFDQGREIQKGVHMVVATPGRLNDMLNKKRMTLEQCRYLCFDEADRLIDLGFEEEVRNTLDHFSRQRQTLLFSATMPKKIQEFAKSTLVNPIIINVGRAGAANLDVIQEVEYVKEELKLSYLLEVLQKTGPPVLIFCENKKDVDDVHEYLLLKGVNAVAIHGNLGQTERQEAINLFREGKKDILVGTDVASKGLDFPSIEHVINYDMPKDIENYVHRIGRTGRCGKTGIATTFINKNQEEAILLDLKALLIEAKQKIPPFLEMLDSKGINLKEIGGVKGCSYCGGLGHRITQCSKLESQRNKQISFTNKDILSSSNKHNNMHAYTGDW, encoded by the coding sequence ATGGGGAAACTAAACGAAGGCAAGGAACAGGAACGGGGGGACAACGATGGAGCcgacagcagcagcagcagcgaGTTCGTTTACGAACCTAGGAGCGTACGAAAGAAGAGGTTCATGGATAACCTGGTGAACAGTTTTTtaagtgaaaagaagaagaggaaagacCAGgtggaggatgatgatgacgacggaGAGGGTAGTGAAAAGAATGATTCAAGTGAAAATTCCAGTGGAGCAGAAAATGGGGACAACCAAAGCGATAAAAATAAGGGTAAAAAGGATggtaaggaaaagaagaagaagtctGTGAAGAAAGACGCAAAGAATCAAAACCAAGTTCAGGTAAACATGCAAAAGAGCCTCCTGGAGACATTCTACAAAATGAAACTGCAGGCACAAAACAATGAAGTGGACGAGACAGAGGAAATtcgaaagaaggaggagaaaatacTAGCGCAAGTGTCCAAAGCGTTAAATGCACCACTACAATCTGTGAAAGAAAGAGCAAAAGGTATCGTGTATAATGAGAACTTCAAAACGATATGGACGCTACCAAGCAAGTATAAGAAGCTAAGTGATAAATACGTGAGTAAAGTGAGAAATGTCTTCTATATCGACGTAAGTGGAAGTGATATTCCACCACCTATTAAAAACTTTCGTGACATGAAATTTCCGAAGCCAATTTTAAAAgcgttaaaaaagaagaaaattgaTAAGCCTACGCAAATACAAATGCAGGGATTACCATCGATCCTGCTAGGGAGAGATATCATCGGAATTGCATTTACGGGTAGTGGGAAAACGATCGTTTTTGTTCTCCCTTTGGTTATGATTTGCTTAGAAGGAGAACTGCGGTGTCCAAttgaggaaggagaaggaccACTCGGTCTTATCATATGTCCATCCAGAGAACTAGCAACACAAACTCATAATGTAATAAAGTATTTTTGTGAGTTTCTACATGAGGGTAACTACCCAATGTTGAGGAGCTTATGTATGATTGGAGGAGTAAGTACCTTTGATCAGGGAAGAGAAATACAAAAGGGGGTGCATATGGTTGTGGCTACCCCAGGTAGATTAAATGAtatgttaaataaaaaacgaatgaCCCTTGAGCAGTGTAGATATCTTTGCTTTGATGAAGCAGATAGGTTAATTGACTTAGGGttcgaagaagaagtacGTAACACGTTAGACCATTTTTCGAGACAAAGACAAACGTTGCTATTTAGTGCAACCATGCCGAAGAAGATACAGGAGTTCGCTAAATCTACTTTAGTAAATCCGATCATTATCAATGTGGGAAGAGCTGGTGCAGCAAACTTGGACGTCATACAAGAGGTGGAATAcgtaaaggaagaattgaAACTGTCCTACCTGTTAGAAGTGCTACAGAAAACTGGACCCCCCGTTTTAATTTTCTgtgaaaataagaaagaTGTAGATGATGTGCATGAGTATTTGCTCCTCAAGGGGGTGAATGCAGTTGCTATTCATGGAAATTTAGGTCAGACGGAGAGACAAGAAGCGATTAATTTATTTagggaggggaagaaagatATCCTAGTTGGAACAGATGTCGCCTCGAAAGGGTTGGATTTCCCATCAATTGAACATGTTATTAATTATGACATGCCAAAGGATATAGAAAATTATGTGCATCGAATTGGTAGAACCGGTAGATGTGGAAAAACTGGAATCGCTACCACATTTATTAACAAGAACCAGGAAGAAGCCATTTTGTTAGATCTAAAAGCGCTATTGATTGAAGCGAAGCAGAAGATTCCCCCGTTTTTAGAAATGCTTGACAGCAAAGGGATAAACTTAAAAGAAATCGGAGGGGTTAAGGGCTGCTCCTACTGTGGTGGCCTCGGCCACAGAATCACCCAGTGCTCCAAACTGGAGAGCCAGAGAAACAAGCAGATATCCTTCACCAACAAGGATATCCTATCTAGCAGTAACAAGCACAACAATATGCACGCCTACACGGGGGATTGGTAG
- a CDS encoding AP complex subunit beta, whose product MSDLRYFQTTKKGEIHELKEELHSSHKEKKKEAIKKIIAAMTVGKDVSTLFSDVVNCMQTSNIELKKLVYLYVINYAKVQPELAILAVNTFRKDSSDPNPLIRALAIRTMGCIRLEQITEYLIEPLRRCLKDEDPYVRKTAVICIAKLYDISPKLVEEEGFIETLLNILDDNNAMVVANAIISLTDICENSNKSILKDVINKDENNVNKLLNAINECVEWGQVFILDALVLYEPKTSKDAERVLERILPRLSHANSAVVLSSIKVILSLLDKINDKEFIKNVHKKLSPSLVTLLSAEPEIQYIALRNINLITQKLPHMLVDKINMFFCKYNEPAYVKMEKLDIIIRLVSDKNVDLVLYELKEYSTEVDVEFVKKSVRAIGSCAIKLPQSSEKCINILLDLIDTKINYVIQECIVVIKDIFRKYPNKYESIITILCENLESLDESNAKASLIWIIGEYVERIENADELIDSFLENFLDEPYNVQLQILTASVKLFLKCSKNTKDIITKVLKLSTEESDNPDLRDRAFIYWRLLSKNVEIAKKIVLAEKPPIQEDNKITDTKVLNKLIKNISMLSSVYHKLPETFISKKASYSFHNDKDDEDDNHIDNMDDYNVSKFKKQMERQKYDSYSSESRKSNRSRSSSESSNNSSDDLNDDKDDDDDGDDSKKSMDLIGLNDDESSNAKPRRSAPPVKLVQVLSPEDTGLKGQTGLSILSSINRVDGKIQLKIAVTNQTPNPVVISGVQINKNSFGLSSPNNLDIQNVSFGETKEMLILLVPNMLNSNTPPSTPLFLQVAIKTSIDIFYFNVPYDIFIVFVENFNMEKDIFKKKWQLIEDSKESILMASSPMVITSDILIKRMKIFNISLIARRNVNNMELYYFACLTTNNLVILSEVAIQPEKKVVKLCVRTDSTSVIPLYKLLFVKAFSLSVTQT is encoded by the exons ATGTCGGACCTGCGGTACTTCCAAACgacgaaaaagggggaaatccACGAACTGAAGGAGGAGCTGCATTCCTCCcacaaggagaaaaaaaaggaagcgatCAAAAAAATCATCGCCGCAATGACAGTGGGGAAAGACGTCTCCACGTTATTTTCCGATGTAGTAAACTGCATGCAGACGTCCAACATAGAGTTGAAGAAATTAGTATATCTGTACGTAATAAATTACGCAAAGGTGCAGCCCGAGCTAGCCATTTTAGCAGTAAACACTTTTCGGAAAGACTCCTCCGACCCAAATCCCCTAATCAGAGCACTTGCCATACGAACCATGGGATGCATCAGGTTAGAACAAATTACAGAATATCTTATTGAACCGTTGAGAAGGTGCCTAAAAGATGAAGATCCCTATGTGAGAAAAACAGCCGTGATTTGTATTGCCAAATTGTATGACATATCTCCTAAGCTGGTGGAAGAGGAGGGTTTCATCGAAACGTTGCTGAACATACTGGATGATAATAACGCCATGGTGGTAGCAAACGCAATCATCTCCCTAACAGACATATGCGAAAATTCAAACAAAAGTATTTTAAAAGATGTAATAAATAAGGATGAAAATAATGTGAATAAACTGCTCAATGCAATTAACGAGTGTGTAGAATGGGGACAAGTATTCATCCTAGACGCGTTAGTTCTGTACGAGCCAAAAACCAGTAAAGACGCAGAAAGGGTGTTAGAAAGAATACTTCCCAGATTGTCCCATGCGAACTCAGCAGTCGTCCTTTCATCCATTAAGGTTATCCTAAGTCTGTTGGACAAAATTAACGATAAAGAGTTCatcaaaaatgtgcacaaaaaattaagccCATCATTAGTCACCCTCCTATCAGCAGAACCGGAGATACAATACATAGCGTTAAGGAACATAAATTTGATAACGCAGAAATTGCCACATATGCTCGTCGATAAAATTAACATGTTTTTCTGTAAGTATAACGAACCTGCGTATGTAAAGATGGAAAAGCTAGACATAATAATTCGTCTCGTTTCAGACAAGAATGTTGACCTTGTCCTATACGAATTGAAAGAATATTCCACCGAAGTGGACGTggaatttgtaaaaaaaagtgttcgaGCAATTGGCAGTTGTGCTATTAAACTACCCCAGTCGAGTGAAAAGTGCATTAACATTTTGCTCGATTTAATAGAcacaaaaattaattacGTCATCCAAGAGTGCATAGTAGTAATTAAGGACATTTTTAGAAAGTACCCAAATAAGTACGAAAGTATTATCACCATTTTGTGTGAAAATTTAGAATCGCTAGACGAATCTAATGCGAAGGCGTCCCTCATTTGGATAATTGGAGAATATGTCGAAAGGATTGAAAACGCCGATGAATTGATAGACTCCTTTTTAGAAAATTTTCTCGATGAACCGTACAATGTACAACTACAAATACTAACTGCCAGTGTAAAACTATTTTTAAAGTGCtcaaaaaatacaaaagatATTATCACCAAAGTGTTAAAATTGTCCACCGAGGAAAGTGACAACCCTGACTTAAGGGATAGAGCATTTATCTACTGGAGATTATTAtccaaaaatgtagaaattgcaaaaaaaattgtactaGCGGAAAAACCACCAATACAGGAAGATAATAAAATTACCGATACGAAGGTtctaaataaattaattaaaaatatttccatgtTATCATCCGTTTATCATAAACTTCCAGAAACGTTCATTTCTAAGAAGGCCAGTTATTCCTTCCATAATGATAaagatgatgaggatgataATCATATCGACAATATGGATGACTATAACGTTtctaaatttaaaaaacaaatggaaagacaaaaatatGACAGCTATTCTAGTGAAAGTAGGAAGTCCAACCGATCCAGGTCCTCCAGCGAATCATCCAACAATTCATCTGATGATCTTAATGATGATAAAGATGACGATGACGACGGTGATGATAGTAAAAAATCTATGGACCTGATTGGCCTCAATGATGATGAATCTAGTAACGCAAAACCGAGGAGAAGTGCCCCCCCGGTTAAGCTAGTCCAAGTGTTATCTCCGGAAGATACTGGCTTGAAGGGTCAAACGGGCTTATCCATTTTGTCCTCCATAAACCGGGTTGACG GAAAGATACAACTCAAAATCGCCGTGACCAACCAGACACCAAATCCCGTTGTCATATCAGGAGTccaaataaacaaaaattc ATTTGGACTTTCCTCGCCGAACAATCTGGACATCCAAAATGTTTCCTTCGGAGAAACAAAAG AAATGTTAATTTTGCTTGTTCCGAATATGCTAAATTCGAACACCCCCCCGTCGACGCCTCTATTTTTACAA GTCGCCATAAAAACGAGCATcgacattttttacttcaatGTGCCGTATGACATTTTTATCGTTTTTGTTGAAAATTTCAACATGGAGAAGGacatttttaagaagaagTGGCAGCTCATAGAGGATTCGAAGGAG AGCATACTGATGGCTTCAAGTCCCATGGTTATTACCTCCGACATACTAATAAAGCGGATGAAGATATTTAACATTTCGCTAATAGCCCGAAGGAATGTGAATAACATG GAACTGTACTACTTCGCGTGCCTAACGACGAACAATCTCGTTATACTGAGCGAAGTGGCCATTCAACCTGAGAAGAAAGTTGTCAAGCTGTGCGTCAGGACGGACTCCACATCAGTG ATACCGCTGTACAAGCTTCTCTTCGTGAAGGCCTTTTCGTTGAGCGTGACGCAGACGTGA
- a CDS encoding KIR-like protein: MPEPAKVQFPQSFPSNNTFYTGFDKEWGTYNEDDGGFGDLKKNLGAVLGTYTGVSDKTDKAMKAYCYASTLKESGAYDNIPCHFLYYWLGSILPRSAMYDGQFKSHINTICTYINEAHEGKRCKLILSENFDRNIFTHRKTIFDYSFDYNAIEGDLLAGTAHCGPQWKEYRQKVIESCGLVRPRCGKRESSGTTDPYCTEFKRNYQVYCDIAERLNEECTRQDTEKLTFEPESHPSTITEQDLRFATITTALSSIFGTLATISAPYLLYKYKPWSSWFGNHSGGRSRKKRTTGHHFDASTEDNLSEYTTDNSTTVRSAAYTTPSTRGGGGTSARRTNNTQSRGMVGYQNV, encoded by the exons ATGCCAGAACCAGCAAAG GTTCAATTTCCGCAGAGTTTCCCTTCGAacaacacattttatacGGGGTTCGATAAAGAATGGGGAACCTATAATGAAGATGACGGGGGGTTTGGAGatttaaagaagaatttgGGGGCTGTATTAGGAACGTACACTGGAGTTTCCGATAAAACTGATAAGGCCATGAAGGCTTATTGTTATGCATCCACATTGAAAGAGAGCGGGGCATACGATAATATACCTTGCCATTTCCTGTACTACTGGTTAGGAAGTATATTACCTAGGAGTGCCATGTATGATGGTCAATTCAAGAGTCATATAAATActatttgtacatatataaacgaAGCgcatgaaggaaagaggtGTAAACTAATTCTCTCGGAGAACTTTGACAGGAATATTTTCACCCACAGGAAAacaatattcgattattccTTTGACTATAATGCCATAGAAGGGGATTTATTGGCAGGTACGGCCCACTGTGGACCGCAGTGGAAGGAATACCGCCAAAAAGTTATTGAATCATGTGGGCTTGTAAGGCCACGTTGCGGAAAACGGGAAAGTAGTGGTACCACTGATCCATACTGTACTGAATTTAAGCGGAATTACCAAGTATACTGCGATATAGCAGAACGGCTGAATGAAGAATGTACCCGACAAGATACAGAAAAACTCACTTTTGAGCCAGAATCACATCCATCCACCATAACAGAACAAGACCTACGTTTTGCCACCATCACCACTgccctttcttccatcttcGGAACCTTAGCAACAATAAGTGCCCCTtaccttttatataag tataaaccatggtcttcttggttcgGTAATCATTctggaggaaggagcagaaaaaaaagaacaactgGACATCACTTTGATGCGTCCACCGAGGACAATTTATCAGAATACACTACCGATAATTCCACCACTGTACGTTCTGCTGCGTACACTACACCGTCTAccagaggaggaggagggacATCGGctagaagaacaaataatacacAGAGTcgcgggatggtaggttatcagaacGTGTAA